Within the Solwaraspora sp. WMMA2056 genome, the region GTCGAAGTAGAAGTAGTTGTCGGAGGTTCCGCCGGTGGGGGCGAGCAGCCCTCGCAGATGCACCCAGGAGACGGCGACGAAGGCGACGACGGCGGTGCCGCCGAGGACGAGCACCGGGCGCCAGCCGTGCCGCCAGGGGGCCAGCAGGAGCACCGCCAGCAGCATGCCGCCGGCGCACCAGACGTACCAGCCGGAGTAGAGCAGAAAGAGCAGGCCGAAGCCGGCTCCGGCGAGCAGGCCGGTCAGCGCCGCCCGTCGCAGGCTCATGGTGTCGGCGCGGCGGACCGCCGACAGGAACGCGACCAGCACCGGGACGAGCATCACCAGGGTGATCTGTGGGTACGGCTTGACCGGCTCGATCAGTGGCAGCATGGCCAGCATGCCGATCGTCACCGCCGGGACCGGGCGTAGGACGAGTCGCCACGCCAGGTACGCGGCCGGGCCGAACAGTGCCGTGCCGGCGAGTTGCAGGTCCTGCAGGGCCAGCACGTGCGGCTGGCCGGTCATCCGGGCCCAGGCGCCGATCAACCAGAAGACCACGGGTGGGTAGTGGTCGGAGATGCCGCGTCCCGACCACAGGTCAGCGGTCCACGCGAGGATCCAGCTGTAGTCACCGCCGCCGGCCCACAGCGACATCTCGGTGCCGTTCAGCGCGACGGCGACGCCGCCGGCGACGAGGCCGGTGCCGAGCCCGGCCACGGCGGCGCAGCCGATCCGTACGGCGTACCCGTGGTGGGCGTGGGCCAGCAGCCGGTGCGCCACCACCATCGCCACGACCAGTAGTGCGGCCAGTACGGCGAACCGCAACTGCAGGGCGGCCAGGCCGGCTACCTGGCCCTTGCGATCCAGCGGGTCGACTTCTATGGTCCTGCTCCAGACCAGGAACCCGCCTGCGACGCCGAGGCTGACCAGCACCTCAGCACCGGTCGCCGCGACGCGGGAAAGCAGCGGTCTCCTCTGAGGGTAATCGCTCACACACAGACCGTAATGCCTGAGGTGTCGGTTCGGTGTCCGGTGTCCCCCGCGTTGCCCGGCCTGTCGCCATCTGAGGTCGCGGATCGCCGTCGTGACCGGCGGGTGCGGTGTGCCGTCGCCCCGGGTCGGGGGTGGTCGGGTAAGGTCGCGTGGTTGTCGCCGGGACGGGAGAAGGGGGCCGGTCGGTGTCCGATTCCTTCGTGCATCTGCATGTGCACACAGAGTATTCAATGCTCGACGGTGCGGCCCGGTTGAAAGAGTTGTTCGCCGAGGCGAATCGGCTGGAAATGCCGGCGTTGGCGATGACCGACCACGGGAACCTTTTCGGTGCGTACGATTTCTTCAAGCAGGCGACCGGCGCCGGAGTAAAGCCGATCATCGGCCTGGAGGCATACCTGACGCCGGGGACGGACCGGCGTGACCGGACCCGGGTGCGGTGGGCCGACGGCGGAGAGAACGACGTTTCCGGCGGTGGTGCGTACACGCACATGACGATGCTGGCGGCGGACGCCGACGGCCTGCGAAACCTGTTCCGCCTGGGCTCGCGGTCCAGCTTGGAGGGTTACTTCTACAAGCCTCGCGCGGACCGTGAGCTGCTGCACGAGTACGCCAAGGGGATCATCGCAACGACCGGGTGCCCCTCCGGCGAGGTGCAGACCTGGTTGCGGATCGGTGACTTCGAAAAGGCGTGCGCGTCGGCTGCGGAATTCCGTGACATTTTTGGTGCGGACAATTTCTATCTGGAGCTGATGGACCACGGTCTCGATATCGAGACCCGGATCCGGGAAGACCTCATCCGGCTCGGTAAGCGACTCAACCTCAAGCCGATCGCCACCAATGACCTGCACTACACGCATGAGCGGGACGCGGATGCGCACGAGGTGTTGCTGTGTGTCCAGTCCGGGTCGACCATGGCGGATCCGAAACGGTTCAAGTTCGACGCGCGTGACTTCTACCTCAAGTCGGCCGCGGAAATGCGGAAACTGTGGGACGCCGAGGTGCCCGGGGCGTGTGACAACACCCTGGAAGTCGCCGAAAAGATCGGCGACTATTCGGCGTTGTTCGCCTCGCGGGACCTGATGCCGCAGTTCCCCGTACCGGCGGGGGAGAACGAGGAGTCCTTCCTGCGGGCCGAGGTGCTGCGCGGACTGGAGCGCCGGTTCCCGGGCGGGGTGCCCGAGGGGCACCGCAAACAGGCCGAGTACGAGCTCGACGTGATCATCAAGATGGGGTTCCCGGGGTACTTCCTGGTCACCGCCGACCTGGTGGACTACGCCAAACGGGAGGGGATCCGGGTCGGCCCCGGTCGTGGGTCGGCGGCCGGGGCGCTGATCGCGTACGCCCTGGGCATCACCGAGCTGGACCCGATCCCGCACGGCCTGCTGTTCGAACGCTTCCTCAACCCGGACCGGGTGTCGATGCCGGACATCGACATGGACTTCGACGAGCGTCGCCGCGGCGACATGATCCGGTACGCGACCGAGCGGTACGGCGAGGAACGCGTCGCGCAGATCATCACCTACGGCACGATCAAGGCGAAGGCGGCGATCAAGGACGCGGCGCGGGTGCTCGGCTACCCGTTCGCGATGGGTGACCGCATCACCAAGGCCATGCCGCCGCCGGTGATGGGCAAGGACATCCCGTTGTCGGGGATCTTCGACCCGAAACACCCGCGCTACCCGGAGGCGGTCGAGTTCCGGTCGTTGTACGAGTCCGACGGCGAGGTCCGCAAGATCGTCGACACGGCCAAGGGGCTGGAAGGCCTCAAACGGCAGTGGGGCGTGCACGCCGCCGGGGTGATCCTGTCCCGCGACCCACTGGTGGACGTGCTGCCGATCCAGAAGCGGGAGCAGGACGGGGCGATCATCACCCAGTGGGACATGGGCGCGTGCGAGTCCATCGGCCTGCTGAAAATGGACTTCCTCGGCCTGCGCAACCTGACGGTGATGGACGACTGCCTGGCCGGGATCAAGGACAACCGGGGCCTGGACCTGGTGCTCGAGGAGCTGCCGCTGGACGACAAGCGCGCCTACGAGCTGCTGGCCCGGGGCGACACGCTTGGGGTGTTCCAGCTCGACGGCGGGCCGATGCGCGCGCTGCTGCGCTCGATGGTGCCGGACAACTTCGAGGACATCTCCGCCGTACTGGCGCTGTACCGGCCCGGTCCGATGGGTGCCAACGCGCACAACGAGTACGCCGACCGCAAGAACAACCGCAAGCCGGTGGTGCCGATCCACCCCGAGCTCGCCGAACCCCTCGCCGACATCCTGGGTGACACCTACGGCCTGATCGTGTACCAGGAACAGGTCATGGCGATCGCCCAGCAGCTGGCCGGCTACACCCTGGGCGCGGCCGACCTGCTGCGGCGGGCGATGGGCAAGAAGAAGAAGGAGATCCTGGACAAGGAGTACGTGCCGTTCTCCCAGGGCATGCGGGACAACGGCTACTCCGACGAGGCGATCAAGACGCTGTGGGACATCCTGGTCCCGTTCTCCGACTACGCGTTCAACAAGGCGCACACCGCCGGCTACGGGCTGGTCTCCTACTGGACCGCGTACCTGAAGGCCAACTACCCGGCCGAGTACATGGCCGCCCTGCTGACCAGCGTCGGTGACGACAAGGACAAGGCCGCCGTCTACCTGGCGGAGTGCCGTCGGATGAAGATCAAGGTGCTGCCGCCGGACGTCAACGCCTCCGGTGCCCGGTTCACCGCGGTCGGCTCCGACATCCGCTTCGGTCTGGCTGCCGTCCGCAACGTCGGCACGAACGTCGTCGACGCGATCGCCCGCGCCCGTAAGGAAAAGGGTGCCTACACCGACTTCTACGACTTCCTGCGCAAGGTCGACGCGGTGGCCTGCAACAAACGTACCGTCGAATCGCTGATCAAGGCCGGCGCGTTCGACTCCCTCGACCACCCCCGCAAAGCCCTGTTGACCGTGCACGCCGACGCGATCGACTCGTTCATGGACCTCAAGCGCAACGAGGCGGTGGGCCAGTACGACCTGTTCGGTGACGCCTTCGGGGCGGCGGATTCCGCCGCTGGCGGCGCGATGGTGGTCACCCCGCCGATCCCGGAGGGCGAGTGGGACAAGACCGACCTGCTCACCTTCGAACGCGAGATGCT harbors:
- the dnaE gene encoding DNA polymerase III subunit alpha codes for the protein MSDSFVHLHVHTEYSMLDGAARLKELFAEANRLEMPALAMTDHGNLFGAYDFFKQATGAGVKPIIGLEAYLTPGTDRRDRTRVRWADGGENDVSGGGAYTHMTMLAADADGLRNLFRLGSRSSLEGYFYKPRADRELLHEYAKGIIATTGCPSGEVQTWLRIGDFEKACASAAEFRDIFGADNFYLELMDHGLDIETRIREDLIRLGKRLNLKPIATNDLHYTHERDADAHEVLLCVQSGSTMADPKRFKFDARDFYLKSAAEMRKLWDAEVPGACDNTLEVAEKIGDYSALFASRDLMPQFPVPAGENEESFLRAEVLRGLERRFPGGVPEGHRKQAEYELDVIIKMGFPGYFLVTADLVDYAKREGIRVGPGRGSAAGALIAYALGITELDPIPHGLLFERFLNPDRVSMPDIDMDFDERRRGDMIRYATERYGEERVAQIITYGTIKAKAAIKDAARVLGYPFAMGDRITKAMPPPVMGKDIPLSGIFDPKHPRYPEAVEFRSLYESDGEVRKIVDTAKGLEGLKRQWGVHAAGVILSRDPLVDVLPIQKREQDGAIITQWDMGACESIGLLKMDFLGLRNLTVMDDCLAGIKDNRGLDLVLEELPLDDKRAYELLARGDTLGVFQLDGGPMRALLRSMVPDNFEDISAVLALYRPGPMGANAHNEYADRKNNRKPVVPIHPELAEPLADILGDTYGLIVYQEQVMAIAQQLAGYTLGAADLLRRAMGKKKKEILDKEYVPFSQGMRDNGYSDEAIKTLWDILVPFSDYAFNKAHTAGYGLVSYWTAYLKANYPAEYMAALLTSVGDDKDKAAVYLAECRRMKIKVLPPDVNASGARFTAVGSDIRFGLAAVRNVGTNVVDAIARARKEKGAYTDFYDFLRKVDAVACNKRTVESLIKAGAFDSLDHPRKALLTVHADAIDSFMDLKRNEAVGQYDLFGDAFGAADSAAGGAMVVTPPIPEGEWDKTDLLTFEREMLGLYVSDHPLFGVEHVLAAAADMSIAALAEDGAVADGSVVNLAGILSGVQRRITKQGRAWASATLEDLGGAVEVLFFPNTYEVVGQYIAEDAIVVVKGRVDRRDDQPRLMAMDLSVPEITAADEIKPIVIALSPARCTPPLVDSLRDVLTSHPGSAEVHVKLVNGSRATLLRLGPHRVAPTTALMADLKALLGPAAVAG